From the Gramella sp. Hel_I_59 genome, one window contains:
- a CDS encoding undecaprenyl-diphosphate phosphatase, translated as MDLLDAVILGIIQGLTEFLPVSSSGHLELGKSILGDTSVREESLLFTVVLHFATALSTLVIFRKDVFEILKGLFSFKWNEETQFSLKIIISMLPAVIVGLLFEEQLEALFGDNILVVGFMLIITALLLWLADKAKDTGKKVSYSNAFIIGVAQAIAMLPGISRSGATISTSVLLGNDKTKAARFSFLMVVPLIFGKIAKDLLGGELTSTSTDLTALAVGFIAAFIAGLVACTGMISLVKKSKLSWFAIYCFVVGIAAIIFAYAQ; from the coding sequence TTGGATCTATTAGATGCGGTGATCCTCGGGATCATCCAGGGACTTACTGAATTTCTACCGGTTTCCTCAAGCGGACATTTAGAATTGGGAAAATCAATTTTGGGTGACACAAGTGTTCGTGAAGAATCCCTACTTTTTACTGTGGTCTTACATTTTGCAACTGCTTTGAGTACCCTGGTCATCTTCAGAAAAGATGTTTTTGAGATTCTCAAAGGCCTCTTCAGCTTTAAATGGAACGAAGAGACTCAGTTTTCACTAAAGATCATTATTTCTATGCTCCCTGCTGTTATAGTAGGATTACTTTTTGAAGAACAACTCGAAGCCCTTTTCGGTGATAACATTCTAGTTGTTGGCTTTATGCTGATTATTACCGCCTTACTTCTTTGGCTGGCAGATAAAGCAAAAGATACCGGGAAAAAAGTAAGTTATTCTAATGCTTTTATAATTGGTGTAGCCCAGGCCATCGCTATGCTACCAGGAATTTCAAGAAGTGGTGCAACTATTTCCACTTCTGTTTTGCTTGGAAACGATAAAACGAAAGCAGCAAGATTTTCATTCTTAATGGTAGTGCCTCTCATCTTCGGAAAGATCGCTAAGGATCTTTTAGGCGGGGAATTAACTTCGACTTCCACAGACCTAACCGCACTTGCAGTAGGTTTCATAGCTGCTTTTATCGCCGGACTGGTTGCATGCACAGGAATGATCTCTCTTGTTAAAAAAAGCAAGCTATCCTGGTTTGCCATTTATTGTTTTGTAGTGGGAATCGCAGCGATTATTTTTGCCTATGCTCAATAG
- a CDS encoding DUF3098 domain-containing protein, which translates to MKKEKEIHQGGSFNTGFVFGKRNYMFMFIGLAVIALGFILMSGGGSEDPNEFNDAIYNFQRIRLAPTLVLIGFAIEVYAILLNPHKK; encoded by the coding sequence ATGAAAAAAGAGAAAGAAATTCATCAAGGAGGAAGTTTTAATACCGGATTCGTTTTCGGAAAAAGAAACTATATGTTCATGTTCATTGGTCTTGCCGTGATCGCACTTGGCTTTATACTAATGTCTGGTGGTGGTAGCGAAGATCCGAACGAATTTAATGATGCTATTTACAACTTTCAACGCATAAGACTTGCGCCGACCCTCGTTCTAATTGGCTTTGCAATCGAAGTCTACGCCATCCTGTTGAACCCACATAAAAAATAA
- a CDS encoding permease-like cell division protein FtsX: MTTSFERYQKRRLISSYFSVVISIALVLFLLGMLGLLVLNTKKVADHFKEQIALTVYLKDTAKEVEIEQLKKSLAMADYTKTTTYVSKEDAAAAHSEEIGEDFMEFLGYNPLQNSIDVYMNADFVSSEQVDEIAAELTSKNFVDEVVYDKPLIALLNDNVKKISLWVLIASTVFTFIAVLLINSSIRLAVYSKRFIIKTMQMVGATKGFIRSPFIWQSVKLGLIGAILALIGMAAVLFYLNNSFQELNLLGDVKMLVILFSGIFLMGIVITWISTYFATSRFLNLKTDELYY, encoded by the coding sequence ATGACCACATCTTTTGAAAGGTATCAAAAACGCCGACTCATATCCTCCTATTTCTCTGTTGTGATTAGTATTGCACTGGTGTTATTTCTTTTAGGAATGCTGGGACTTTTGGTTTTGAACACCAAGAAAGTGGCAGATCACTTTAAAGAACAAATAGCGCTTACCGTATATCTAAAAGATACTGCTAAGGAAGTGGAGATCGAGCAATTGAAGAAGAGCCTGGCGATGGCAGATTACACCAAGACTACTACCTATGTAAGCAAGGAAGATGCTGCTGCTGCACATAGCGAAGAAATTGGGGAGGACTTCATGGAATTCCTGGGTTATAATCCACTGCAGAATTCTATTGATGTCTATATGAATGCCGATTTTGTTTCTTCGGAACAGGTGGATGAAATCGCAGCAGAACTTACTTCCAAGAATTTTGTAGATGAGGTCGTTTATGACAAACCGCTAATCGCCTTATTGAATGATAATGTTAAGAAGATAAGTCTTTGGGTTTTGATTGCAAGTACGGTTTTCACGTTTATCGCCGTGCTGCTTATAAATTCTAGTATCAGACTTGCAGTGTATTCTAAAAGATTTATCATCAAAACCATGCAAATGGTTGGTGCTACCAAAGGTTTTATACGTAGTCCTTTTATCTGGCAAAGTGTTAAACTAGGCCTGATTGGCGCGATTCTCGCTCTTATTGGAATGGCCGCAGTGCTATTCTATCTCAACAATAGTTTTCAGGAATTGAATCTTCTGGGAGATGTAAAAATGCTAGTAATATTATTTTCCGGAATTTTCCTGATGGGTATAGTTATTACCTGGATAAGCACGTATTTCGCTACATCTCGTTTTCTGAATCTTAAAACAGATGAACTTTATTATTAG
- a CDS encoding 2-dehydropantoate 2-reductase — protein MKILVYGAGGVGGYFGARLADSGNKVSFIARGEHMRAIKESGLQLESINGDITVHPELLTSDINEVDTPDLVLLGVKSWQLPEVASELKKIISSDTIVLPLQNGADNYEKLTEILPKENVLAGLCFIVSYIEKPGKIKHASFEPRIVFGEADNSRSKRSSMISNLLSEAKIDYLNPENIQLEIWKKFLFICTISGIGGLTRVSIDKIRNSAYLLDLMKQTFAEIRSVANAKNIPMNDEHIEKAFQIIENQPQGTTASTQRDIMEGKPSEIENFNGFIVREGERLGIETPVNKMIYECLKPMEEQARKTL, from the coding sequence ATGAAAATCTTAGTTTACGGAGCAGGTGGAGTTGGCGGTTACTTTGGAGCGAGACTTGCAGATTCAGGGAACAAAGTGAGTTTTATTGCTCGTGGAGAACATATGAGGGCAATTAAGGAATCAGGCTTGCAGCTGGAAAGTATCAATGGAGATATTACCGTGCATCCCGAACTGTTAACCAGTGATATTAATGAAGTTGATACTCCAGATCTTGTATTATTAGGAGTTAAAAGCTGGCAACTTCCAGAGGTTGCTTCAGAATTAAAAAAGATTATTTCCAGTGATACGATCGTGCTGCCATTACAGAATGGAGCTGATAATTATGAAAAACTCACCGAAATACTTCCGAAGGAAAACGTACTTGCGGGTTTATGTTTTATCGTGAGTTATATTGAAAAACCCGGGAAGATCAAACACGCCTCTTTTGAACCAAGGATCGTTTTTGGAGAAGCAGACAATAGTAGATCTAAACGGAGTTCGATGATCAGTAATTTACTTTCAGAAGCTAAGATCGATTATCTGAATCCGGAAAATATTCAGCTGGAGATCTGGAAAAAGTTTCTTTTTATCTGCACCATCAGTGGAATTGGCGGACTTACGCGCGTAAGTATCGATAAGATTAGAAATAGTGCATACCTGTTGGACCTTATGAAACAAACTTTCGCAGAAATCAGGTCGGTTGCTAATGCCAAAAATATTCCGATGAATGATGAGCATATAGAAAAAGCCTTCCAGATCATCGAAAATCAGCCACAAGGAACTACAGCTTCCACTCAAAGAGATATTATGGAGGGAAAACCTTCAGAAATTGAGAACTTTAATGGTTTTATCGTTAGGGAAGGTGAGCGCCTGGGAATTGAAACGCCGGTGAATAAAATGATCTATGAATGCCTGAAGCCCATGGAAGAGCAGGCGAGAAAAACACTTTAA
- the leuS gene encoding leucine--tRNA ligase, translating to MSYHFNKIEEKWQKYWAQNQTFKATNNTNKPKYYVLDMFPYPSGAGLHVGHPLGYIASDIYARYKRHKGFNVLHPQGYDSFGLPAEQYAIQTGQHPALTTQNNIARYREQLDKIGFSFDWSREVRTSEPDYYKWTQWIFIQLFESWYDLEAEKSRPVSELMDIFSSEGNTRVNAACDADIAEFSAEEWNRYSEDEKEQILLKYRLTYLAETEVNWCPQLGTVLANDEIVNGVSERGGYPVVRKKMTQWSMRISAFAERLLQDLNKLDWTESLKESQRNWIGKSVGAQVAFKVMNSDAEFEVFTTRPDTIFGVNFMTLAPEHELVSKITTEDRKEEVEAYIEVTAKRSERERMADVKTISGAFTGAYAEHPFTKEPVPIWIGDYVLAGYGTGAVMAVPCGDQRDHDFARHFDLPITNIFEDVDVSQEAYTGKEGTVIANSDFLSGLEYKEALNRVILELEKTGQGYGKTNYRLRDAVFSRQRYWGEPFPVYYVNGLPKMIDLEHLPLRLPEVEKYLPTETGEPPLGNATNWAWDTEKNEVVSNDKINNSTVFQLELNTMPGWAGSSWYLFRYMDAGNPDTFVSEEAQQYWENVDLYIGGSEHATGHLLYSRFWTKFLSDRGRLTVEEPFKKLINQGMILGTSAFVYRLEGENVFISSTQIKGNNVQPIHVDVSLVNSSDELDIEGFKKWRPEFADAKFVLEDGRYIVGREVEKMSKSKYNVVNPDEICERYGADTLRMYEMFLGPLEQAKPWNTAGITGVHNFLKKFWKLFHNEERFVVTNDKASADSLKTLHKTIKKVTEDIEDFSFNTSVSTFMICVNELTSQNCNQREVLKPLTVLIAPYAPHIAEELWEKLGNAESITTAEYPVYEEKFLVESTKNYPVSFNGKMRFTMELPMDMSREEIEKNVLDDDRTKNQLDGSTPKKVIVVPGKIVNIVM from the coding sequence ATGAGTTACCACTTTAATAAGATCGAGGAGAAATGGCAGAAATACTGGGCGCAAAACCAGACTTTCAAGGCTACTAACAACACCAATAAACCCAAATATTATGTGCTAGATATGTTTCCTTATCCTTCTGGAGCGGGTTTACATGTAGGGCATCCTTTAGGGTATATTGCAAGTGATATCTATGCTCGATACAAGCGGCATAAGGGATTTAACGTATTGCATCCTCAGGGATATGATAGTTTTGGGCTTCCGGCAGAGCAGTACGCGATCCAGACGGGGCAGCATCCTGCGTTAACAACTCAAAATAACATTGCCCGATACCGGGAGCAACTTGATAAGATCGGGTTTTCATTCGACTGGAGTCGCGAAGTGCGTACCAGTGAGCCAGATTATTATAAATGGACACAGTGGATCTTTATCCAGTTATTCGAGAGCTGGTATGATCTGGAAGCTGAAAAGTCCAGACCGGTTTCTGAACTGATGGATATTTTTTCTTCGGAAGGGAATACAAGGGTTAACGCTGCCTGTGATGCTGATATTGCTGAATTCTCTGCGGAAGAATGGAATCGTTATTCTGAAGATGAAAAAGAGCAAATATTATTAAAATACCGACTTACTTACCTCGCTGAAACTGAAGTAAACTGGTGCCCGCAACTGGGAACCGTTCTCGCTAATGATGAGATCGTAAATGGTGTTTCTGAAAGAGGAGGCTACCCGGTAGTTCGTAAAAAAATGACCCAGTGGAGCATGAGAATCTCAGCTTTTGCTGAAAGATTGCTGCAAGATCTAAATAAACTTGACTGGACCGAAAGTCTGAAAGAGAGTCAACGTAACTGGATCGGGAAATCTGTAGGTGCTCAGGTTGCTTTTAAAGTAATGAACAGCGATGCAGAATTTGAAGTTTTCACCACCAGACCCGATACTATATTTGGAGTTAATTTTATGACACTTGCTCCGGAACATGAGCTTGTATCTAAGATAACTACTGAAGATCGCAAGGAAGAAGTTGAAGCTTATATTGAAGTTACGGCAAAAAGGAGTGAGCGTGAGCGAATGGCAGATGTAAAGACCATTAGCGGTGCTTTCACCGGTGCTTATGCAGAACATCCATTTACAAAAGAGCCTGTTCCAATCTGGATCGGGGATTACGTGCTGGCTGGATACGGAACCGGAGCCGTAATGGCCGTTCCTTGTGGAGACCAAAGAGATCATGACTTTGCAAGACATTTTGATCTGCCTATTACTAATATTTTCGAAGACGTAGATGTTTCCCAGGAAGCTTATACGGGCAAAGAAGGAACGGTGATCGCAAATTCAGATTTTCTTAGCGGACTGGAATATAAAGAAGCACTCAACCGAGTAATCCTTGAGCTTGAAAAAACAGGTCAGGGTTATGGTAAGACAAATTACAGGCTTAGAGATGCCGTTTTTAGCCGACAAAGATATTGGGGAGAGCCATTTCCTGTTTACTATGTAAATGGACTGCCAAAAATGATAGATTTGGAGCACCTTCCATTGAGGTTACCAGAAGTAGAGAAGTATCTTCCTACCGAAACCGGTGAGCCACCTTTGGGAAATGCTACTAACTGGGCATGGGATACTGAAAAAAATGAGGTAGTTTCTAATGATAAAATTAATAACTCGACAGTATTTCAGTTGGAATTGAATACCATGCCGGGATGGGCTGGAAGTAGCTGGTATCTTTTCAGATATATGGATGCTGGAAATCCTGATACTTTCGTTTCCGAAGAGGCACAGCAGTACTGGGAAAATGTGGATCTTTATATTGGTGGTAGCGAACATGCTACGGGTCATTTATTATATTCCAGATTCTGGACCAAATTTCTAAGCGATCGTGGGAGACTTACGGTAGAGGAGCCATTCAAGAAATTGATCAACCAGGGAATGATCCTGGGAACCAGTGCTTTTGTATACAGGCTTGAAGGAGAGAATGTATTTATATCAAGTACCCAGATCAAGGGAAACAACGTGCAGCCAATTCATGTGGATGTTTCATTGGTAAATTCCTCAGATGAACTTGATATAGAAGGATTCAAAAAGTGGAGACCTGAATTTGCAGATGCTAAATTCGTGCTGGAAGATGGAAGGTATATTGTTGGAAGGGAAGTGGAGAAAATGTCCAAGTCTAAATACAATGTGGTTAATCCAGATGAGATCTGTGAGCGATATGGTGCAGATACACTAAGAATGTACGAAATGTTCCTGGGGCCGCTCGAACAGGCAAAACCATGGAATACAGCGGGAATTACTGGCGTACATAATTTTCTGAAAAAATTCTGGAAGCTTTTCCATAATGAAGAGCGGTTCGTTGTTACTAACGATAAAGCTTCAGCCGACTCACTAAAGACATTACATAAGACAATTAAAAAAGTAACAGAGGATATTGAAGACTTCAGTTTCAATACTTCGGTTTCTACATTTATGATCTGTGTAAATGAGCTTACTTCTCAAAACTGTAACCAAAGGGAGGTACTAAAGCCTTTAACTGTGCTTATTGCACCTTACGCACCTCACATTGCCGAAGAACTTTGGGAAAAACTTGGTAATGCTGAATCTATTACCACTGCGGAATATCCAGTGTATGAGGAGAAATTTCTTGTGGAGAGCACGAAGAACTACCCGGTTTCTTTTAATGGTAAAATGAGATTTACAATGGAATTACCTATGGATATGTCCAGAGAGGAAATTGAAAAGAATGTTCTTGACGATGACAGGACTAAAAATCAATTAGACGGATCCACCCCTAAGAAAGTTATAGTCGTTCCGGGTAAAATTGTAAATATCGTAATGTAA
- the ald gene encoding alanine dehydrogenase — translation MKIGIPKEIKNNENRVGMTPAGVLELSKKGHEVYVQSTAGDSSGFDDKDYHAAGATILPSIDRVYEASDMIVKVKEPIEQEYGLIKEDQIVFTYFHFASNQNLTEAMMRSKSVCIAYETVEDKDGTLPLLTPMSEVAGRMAIQQGAKYLEKPVQSKGLLLGGVPGVPPGKVLVLGAGVVGIQAAKMAAGLGAQVTVLDVNMNKLRYVNDIMPSHVVTEFSNEYNIRKHLKTSDLVVGGVLITGAKAPKLVTRDMLKTMQPGAVIVDVAVDQGGCIETTRPTTHEDPAYIIDDIVHYCVANMPGAVPYTSTLALTNVTLPYVLKLADAGWEKACDHDPLLAKGLNIVKGAIVYDPILEAFGWDETYA, via the coding sequence ATGAAAATTGGAATTCCGAAGGAGATCAAAAACAATGAAAACAGGGTGGGTATGACACCCGCCGGAGTACTCGAACTTTCGAAGAAAGGTCATGAAGTTTATGTACAATCAACTGCTGGTGATTCCAGTGGTTTTGATGACAAAGACTATCATGCTGCAGGTGCTACAATTCTTCCATCCATAGACCGGGTTTACGAGGCTAGCGATATGATCGTAAAGGTCAAAGAACCGATTGAACAGGAATATGGTCTAATTAAAGAAGATCAGATAGTATTTACATATTTCCATTTTGCTTCCAACCAGAATCTTACGGAAGCCATGATGCGTAGTAAATCTGTGTGTATAGCTTATGAAACGGTAGAAGATAAGGATGGTACATTGCCATTATTGACTCCTATGAGTGAGGTAGCAGGAAGGATGGCTATTCAGCAGGGAGCCAAATATCTTGAAAAACCTGTTCAGAGTAAAGGTTTGTTGCTTGGTGGTGTGCCGGGTGTTCCGCCAGGTAAAGTGCTTGTGCTGGGTGCAGGTGTGGTCGGGATTCAGGCAGCGAAAATGGCTGCTGGATTAGGTGCACAGGTGACCGTTCTTGATGTGAACATGAACAAATTAAGATACGTGAACGATATCATGCCTAGCCATGTGGTTACCGAATTCTCGAACGAATATAATATTAGGAAACACTTGAAAACTTCAGATCTTGTGGTTGGTGGTGTGCTAATCACAGGTGCAAAGGCTCCAAAACTGGTAACCAGAGATATGCTTAAAACCATGCAGCCAGGGGCAGTGATTGTGGATGTAGCGGTGGACCAGGGAGGTTGTATCGAAACCACGAGACCGACTACGCACGAAGATCCTGCTTATATCATTGATGATATTGTACATTATTGTGTGGCCAACATGCCTGGAGCGGTGCCATATACTTCAACGCTTGCTTTAACGAATGTTACACTACCTTATGTTCTCAAACTTGCAGATGCAGGTTGGGAAAAGGCATGTGATCATGATCCATTGCTTGCTAAGGGACTTAATATTGTAAAGGGAGCTATAGTCTATGATCCAATACTGGAGGCGTTTGGATGGGATGAAACCTATGCTTAG
- the rimM gene encoding ribosome maturation factor RimM (Essential for efficient processing of 16S rRNA) — translation MTKEDCFYLGRIVTKFSFKGEVLIKLDTDEPELYTEMESVFVEYNENLVPFFIERSYLHKSTLLRAKIEDIDTEQDAEDMIGAELYLPLEQLPQLPDDKFYFHEIIGFDVIDQQHGNIGKIVSINDTTAQALFEIDKDGKQILIPMNDEFIEKVDKKNKEIKVITPEGLVDLYLS, via the coding sequence ATGACTAAGGAAGATTGTTTCTACCTGGGGCGCATCGTCACAAAATTTAGTTTTAAGGGCGAGGTGCTTATTAAATTAGACACCGACGAACCTGAACTTTACACAGAAATGGAATCGGTTTTCGTTGAATACAACGAAAACCTGGTTCCATTTTTTATTGAAAGATCTTACCTCCACAAAAGTACTCTTCTAAGAGCCAAGATCGAAGATATCGATACCGAGCAGGATGCAGAAGACATGATTGGCGCAGAACTCTACCTGCCTCTTGAACAATTACCTCAGCTTCCCGACGATAAATTCTACTTCCATGAGATCATAGGTTTTGATGTTATCGATCAACAACACGGGAATATTGGAAAGATTGTTTCCATCAACGATACTACAGCCCAGGCGCTGTTCGAAATTGATAAGGATGGCAAACAAATCCTGATTCCAATGAATGATGAGTTTATTGAAAAGGTAGATAAAAAGAATAAGGAGATCAAAGTTATCACCCCTGAAGGTCTGGTTGACCTTTACCTTAGCTAA
- a CDS encoding 30S ribosomal protein S16 yields the protein MPVKIRLQRHGKKGKPFFWIVAADTRSKRDGKFLDKLGIYNPNTNPATIELDVDGAVKWLQNGAQPTDTARAILSYKGALLKKHLAGGVKKGALTEEQAEEKFNAWMEEKEGKVDAKKDSLTKAQEAEKAKALEAEKEVNAKRDAEAREAAEAETKAVAEAEAAATAEATDDATVEAAEEEVGAATAEEANTEDKKDA from the coding sequence ATGCCAGTAAAAATAAGATTACAAAGACACGGTAAAAAAGGAAAACCTTTTTTCTGGATCGTAGCAGCGGATACCCGCTCTAAAAGAGATGGTAAATTCCTTGACAAATTAGGGATCTACAATCCAAACACAAATCCTGCAACTATCGAATTAGATGTTGATGGAGCTGTAAAATGGTTGCAGAACGGTGCTCAGCCAACTGACACTGCTCGTGCAATTCTTTCTTACAAAGGAGCTTTACTTAAGAAACACCTTGCAGGTGGAGTTAAGAAAGGTGCTTTAACTGAAGAACAGGCTGAAGAGAAATTCAACGCCTGGATGGAAGAGAAAGAAGGAAAAGTTGACGCAAAGAAAGATTCTTTGACGAAAGCTCAGGAAGCTGAAAAAGCGAAAGCTTTAGAAGCTGAAAAAGAAGTAAACGCTAAACGTGACGCTGAAGCAAGAGAAGCTGCTGAAGCTGAAACGAAAGCGGTTGCTGAAGCTGAAGCGGCTGCAACTGCAGAAGCTACAGATGACGCAACTGTCGAAGCTGCTGAAGAAGAAGTGGGCGCTGCAACTGCAGAAGAAGCTAATACTGAAGACAAAAAAGACGCTTAA
- a CDS encoding PA2169 family four-helix-bundle protein, giving the protein MSYSENVSKKLNELLEKNYDAEKGYKLAAEKVNNQRLKSFFSARAQERYDFGHELKSEISNFGEAPDKGTSIAGDLHRGWMNLKASLSGDKDEAVLEEAIRGEKAAVEEYEEILKDSEVPASTGNVLMKQKNAIVASLNEVKALEDIA; this is encoded by the coding sequence ATGAGTTATTCAGAAAATGTATCTAAGAAACTTAATGAGTTACTAGAAAAGAATTATGACGCTGAGAAAGGATATAAACTGGCAGCTGAAAAAGTAAATAACCAACGATTAAAGAGTTTTTTCTCTGCTCGTGCACAGGAACGTTACGATTTTGGACATGAATTAAAATCCGAGATCAGCAACTTCGGAGAAGCTCCGGATAAAGGAACAAGTATCGCAGGTGATCTTCACCGTGGATGGATGAATTTAAAAGCTAGCTTATCTGGAGATAAAGATGAAGCAGTTCTTGAAGAAGCTATTCGTGGAGAAAAAGCAGCTGTAGAGGAATACGAAGAAATCCTTAAGGATTCTGAAGTTCCTGCAAGTACTGGAAATGTACTAATGAAGCAAAAGAATGCTATTGTAGCATCTCTTAATGAAGTGAAGGCTTTAGAAGATATCGCCTAG